Below is a genomic region from Macaca thibetana thibetana isolate TM-01 chromosome 1, ASM2454274v1, whole genome shotgun sequence.
GAGCTTCCAGGCTCACAGTTTGGCGTTTTTAGCTTGCTAGTGAAAACGGtaagctgggccgggcgcggtggctcacgcctataatcccagcactttgggaggccgaggtaggtggatcacctgaggtcgggagttcgagaccagcctaaccaacctgaagaaactccgtctctactaaaaatacaaaattagcccggcatggtggcgcatgcctgtaattccagctacttgggaggctgaggcaggagcatcgcttgaacccgggaggcggaggttacggtgagccgagatcgcaccattgcactccagctctgggcaacaagagcgcaactccgtctcaagaaagaaagaaaggaaagaaaagaaaagggtaaGCCAGTGAAAAGCTTGCCAGCTTTGGCCCAGGAGGCagtgaggggagagggaggggtggATGCTAGTCTGGGACCAGACCATTATCACAGTTTAGTAACCACCTGTAAGGTGTGTCGGGCTTTCAGAGTCCTCACAGCACTTTCACTTCTACTGTTTTACTTTCATCCTCACAAGTCTGTACAGCCAGAGTATCATTAGCAGgtttttattgatgaggaaaagGAAGACGTTAAAGACCCATTCGGGAGCCTCCTGGAGTCCCTTCCCTTTGTTCTTTCAAGTCTAGCACTAGTTTCCAAACTCCCCTGTCCCAACCCCAGCCCAAGCCACCGTTCCTAAATGCCTGTcaacaaaacataaaagtagAGTTCGCTCACTTCAAAGCGGGATGTGAAGCGCAGCATCCTGCTTTAAacggttttttggtttttgtttttgtttttgtttttttctgacggggcgtggtagctcacgcctgcaatccctgcacttgggaggcttaggatcgcttgaccccaggagtttgagtccagcctgggcaacacagtttttttttgttttttctgcctcaaaaaaaattaaaggcactGCAGAGATTGAAAAAGCTTTCCCACCTTCTCCCCTGCAGTGTTTAGAAAGAGACAGTCCGCCCCCGATTCAGCGGGGAGAACTCAGGGCTCCGCGGCACCCGCAGGCTTCAGTTACTGCACCGAGGTCCTCGGGCCAGAGAGAGGCTGCGAGGAGGACGCGGCCGGTTTAGCGCGCTACGAACCTCAAGATCCACGCACATCCCCCCAACATTCCATGTGCTTTCATTCCTACGGCGCTGGGtttactttcatttattgctTCTGttgaccaggaaaaaaaaacaatgctgaGCGTGCACAGGGGGCGCAAAGGGGGGCCGGCTCCTCGTGGCTGCCCGGCGGCGGGGCTGGCGGGCGGGAGCGGCCTGCTCCGGCCGCCCGGGGGCGCTGCTCTGGGGTCGGGCCGCGGCCTCGTGGGCGCCCTGCGCGCGGTCCAGCACCAGCAGCGGGATCTCCTCCAGCCGGTCGGGCCGCTCCTTGCACCGCAGGTAGCGCCGCCTCCACGTCGCCAGCCTCTGGAGCAGCCTCTGCAGGCTCGAGGGGCCCCACAGGCCGCGCTCCGGGCCCGCCTTGCCTGAGCGCGCGTGAGCTTGCCTGAGCTTCTTCCTGCGCGGGCTGCGGAACAGCCGCCGCCAGCACCAGCAGCCCGAGCAGGAGCCGCCGTCGCCGGCCACCACGCGCCGCCCGACCGCCTCCGGCTCCCCGCGCGGAGCGGGGCCCCGCTTCAGGCGCGCCGCCTCCTCCAGCAGCTCACGCTGCGCGCCGCCGCGCCGGGGGCCACCAAGCCGGGGGGCCGCCATGGCCCGCGCAGGCCTCTTCTCCGAGCGCGGGGCCCACGTCTCGGGAACCGTCGGGCTGGACAACCCCGCTGCTGCCTCCAGGACTCCAAAGGGCCCCTCGCGTCCTCTCCCGGGAAGGTGCCCACAGGCCCCCTCCACGCGCTTGGGTTGCCCAGGAAACCCCAACGGTGACCCCACAATGCCCAACAGAGCCCTTGCCCTCTGCCGCTGGCGGGGTCACCAGAATCCAACGACCCAAGGAATCCCCCAAATAAGTCGGCCAAATTTCGCTGCGAACTGATTTTTCAAATATGGCCTCACCTGGACAAGAAGGAATCTTAGAAGTTCCTGGGGTCCAACTCCTGGTTCACGAACACACACGGCGTCCAGGAGCGGGGGCTGCGCAGCCTTCCCTGGGTCAAGGCGTGGGTTTCAGCCTCAGGTGTGTGGCGCTGGAGATTTGTGTTTTGTGAACTGGTTTCAGGTGGTCTGCCCTTTTCTGTTAACAGGGAACCAGGGTTTCAGGAAAGATCTCAAAACCTAATTTTCTTCATCTGGTCTCACTCAAAGGCCTCTTGTaggattgattgatttttttttaataattttttttttctgattgcaaacataatatttttgaagaaatttttgtaaaactaatacaaaaaatactccttttttctgcttttttgtatatattttcatacTTGTTAATTTTCTCCAATTCCAGGCAAAGTTAAATAATAGCTGCTCTGGGGGCTGgtcgcggcggctcatgcctgtaatctccgcggtttgggaggccgaggtgggcggatcactcgagcccaggagttggagaccacccttggcaacatggagaaaccctgtctctacaaaaaatgcaaaaaaatttcagggcaggccgggcgcggtggctcaagcctgtaatcccagcactttgggaggccgaggcgggtggatcacgaggtcaggagatcgagaccatcctggctaacatggtgaaaccccgtctctactaaaaatacaaaaaactagccgagcgtggtggcggggtcctgtagtcccagctacttgggaggctgaggcgggagaatggcatgaacccgggaggcagagcttgcagtgagccgagatcacgccactgcactccagcctgggagacacagcgagactctgtctcaaaaaaaaaaaaaaaagaaaaaaaaaaaaaaaaatttcagggcatggggaaaaaaaaaaagctactctGGGCACAGccctggagggaggggagggcggTACCAGAGCTGCTCTGGCAGCTGACTCCGTGGGGCCCCTCCCCGTGGAGACTGAGTGGGATGAAGGGTCAGGCTATGCACTaaaatacaatgcaaatattgaaaataaatttttttaaaaaatgaaattgttgcCCTCCTACCAAATGGGAAATTAATTTTATCACTGAATAGACATGAAGAAACT
It encodes:
- the LOC126951181 gene encoding uncharacterized LOC122455338 homolog, which produces MAAPRLGGPRRGGAQRELLEEAARLKRGPAPRGEPEAVGRRVVAGDGGSCSGCWCWRRLFRSPRRKKLRQAHARSGKAGPERGLWGPSSLQRLLQRLATWRRRYLRCKERPDRLEEIPLLVLDRAQGAHEAAARPQSSAPGRPEQAAPARQPRRRAATRSRPPFAPPVHAQHCFFFLVNRSNK